Part of the Bacillus cereus group sp. RP43 genome is shown below.
TTTTCTGTTGTGGATTTTCGTTTGAGACAAGATATCTATGAATATAACCCTAATATAGATGGTGTAGGCGATGAAGAATCATTAGTGTTTTTTGAAGTAACAGAACTTAACTTTTTAACAATTAAATTTAAAGAGGCAAATGAATTAGGTCAATGTCCTATTTACTCTGAAGATGAGAAAATAGCGGATTCTTTAGAAGAATTTTTAATTAAAATGGGCGAAAATCCTGACTATTATATCTAATGAAAGAATCAATGAACACCTGAGTTTCAGAGTTGAACGTGTAAGTCTTTAGCAAAGTTCTAAAATAACTGACAGGAGTTAGTAACATGGACGTAGAGATTTCAGAAATGCTAAAAATATTAAACGATTATGAAGGGAATGAAAAAGAAATTTTTGAATTGATTCAAGCTGAAGCAATGGTTAAATGTAAACAATGCGAAGAAATGATAGAGGCTTTTTATTTTGTTGTTCCATGCATTCGTAATTTTAGTGGGTAAGTTATCCATGATATAATAGATGATAATAAAAAGCCCTGCAAAACAGGACTATATTATTCTTCGTCTTTATTTTGTTTTTCTAATTCAACTAACTTTTGGATTAAAATATGCTGTGGCATATGCATAAGTTGTTCAAGTGGAACACCTAACGCTTTTGATAGGCGGACTGCAGTGTCTGGAGAAATTTGTAATGGTCTCATAGAAGTACCTCCTTTTTCGTATAGTATAGCATAAGATTGGGGGAGTGAGGATGACTCTTATATTTGCACATCGTGGTGCGGCGGGAACGTATCCGGAAAATACAATGATTTCATTTGAAGCGGCGGAGGCTTTCGGGGCAGACGGAATTGAGCTCGATGTTCAATTCACGAAAGATGGAAAAGTTGTCGTTATTCATGATGAAACGGTGGATCGGACAACAAATGGAAAAGGTGCGGTTCGAAATTATTTATATGAGGATTTATGTAAGTTGGATGCGAGTTATAAATTTAGTGAAAAAGTAGGTTTTTGTAAAATTCCTCTTTTAGAAGAAGTACTGGAATGGCTCGCAAAAACGAAATTGCTACTCAATATTGAACTGAAAAATAATAAAATCCCATACAGAGGTTTAGAAGAAGAGGTTATAACACTTGTACGTAAGTTTAGTTTAGAGGATCGGATTGTATTTTCTTCGTTTAATCACTACAGTATGAAGCGATGTCATATGATGGCTCCTGATATTCAAACAGCTATTTTGTATCGTGAAGGTTTGCATAGCCCGTGGGCATATGCAAAAAAGATGGGTGCTACTGCAGTGCATCCAAATTATCGTTATCTTCAAGATGCCATCGCTGAATTAACGATGGAAAGTGGTGTAGAGGTTCGTCCTTACACGATAAATGAAGAAACGCTTATGCGTAAATATTTTGATATGAACATATCGGCGATTATTACTGATTATCCTGAAACAGCAAGAACTTTATTACCCATAAAAAATGAGACCTAATATAATGGTCTCATTTTTTTATGGGTATGTGAAAACTTTGTTCTATCTTCTGAAGCGGGCTTGTACTTTATTTCTCTTACGATCTCTGTGTAAGACGAAGCCACCGAAAATATAAAACCCGAGTGCAAAGCAAAGAGCACCGATTAAAAATTGTAACCATAATATAGGGATTGGGGAGAATAAAATCCCAAATACAGTATCTCTCATTAGTTTAATACCAAGCACGGCTAATGAAATCGGGATGAGTGCTAATAATAGAGCGAGATAACGCTGCATACATAACGCTCCTTTTCAGATTATTTTGTTTATTTTAATGATGTTATATGAAAAGGGGGTTTGTCAAGAGGTTGCTGAGCGAGTAAGATAAGTATGTGAAAAATTTTGCAGAGATACTTCGAGAGGAAGTGTAATGTATGAAACAAAAGGTGTTAATTGTTGGAGCGGGTGAAGGTGGAAGTACACTGCTGAGTCTGTTACAAAATTCGAATATATTTCAAATTATAGGAGTTATTGATATTAATCCAATTGCGAAAGGATTACAAATCGCGAAGGAATATGGGGTTCCGATTGGTGATAGTGTAACTCCGTTTCTTTCTATGCATATTGATGTAATGTTTGATATGACAGGTGATTATGATTTACATAAAGTTTTATTGGGAAGCAAGCATAAAGACACCCTTCTTATACCAGGGGATATTGCGAAAATTGTTACGAGACTAGCGCATGAGAAGGAAAGCTTAATTGGGAAGCTAGAAGAACAGACGCAACAAGGTGATTTAATTTTAAATTCTACGCACGACGGTATGATTGTTATAGATCAAGAGGGACAAGTTCGTCTGTTTAATAAAAGTGCAGAGCGTATTATCGGATATAAGAAAGAAGAGGCGATAGGAAAATATATTTTAGAAGTTATTCCAACAAGTAAGTTGCTTCGTATTATACGCACGAAAAAAATAGAAGTGAATCATGAACTGACGTTAGAGAATGAAAAAAAGATTATTACAACGCGTATCCCGATATTAAAAGAAGATGGAGAAGTTCAAGGCGCATTTGCGATTTTTAAAGATATTACAGAAGTTGTAGATTTGGCGGAAGAAGTTACAGATTTAAAAGAAATTCAAACGCTACTTGAGGCGATTATTAACTCATCTGAGGAAGCGATTTCGGTTGTTGATGAGAAAGGAAGAGGATTGGTTATAAACCCTGCTTATACGAAGTTAACGGGTTTAACCGAAGAGGATATTATAGGAAAGCCAGCTACAACTGATATTGTAGAAGGTGAAAGTATGCATATGAAAGTACTTCGGACGCGCCGAGCGGTACGAGGAATACATATGAAGATTGGGCAAAAGAAGCGGGATGTAATTGTAAATGTAGCACCGGTTATTGTTGATGGAATATTGAAAGGAAGCGTCGGGGTAATTCGCGATGTATCAGAAATTCAAAAGTTAACAAATGAATTGAATAGGGCAAGACAAATTATTCGAACGTTAGAGGCGAAATATTCATTTGATGATATTGTTGGCGATTCAGATGAAACGACGGCAGCTATTGAACAAGCAAAACTTGGAGCGAATACACCAGCAACAGTATTACTTAGAGGGGAATCTGGTACAGGGAAAGAGTTATTTGCACATGCTATTCATAACGGTAGTAACCGAAAATACAATAAGTTCGTACGAGTAAACTGTGCTGCAATTTCTGAGACCTTATTAGAAAGTGAATTATTCGGTTATGAGGAAGGTGCGTTTTCTGGAGCGAAAAGAGGCGGGAAGCGAGGATTCTTTGAAGAAGCGAATAATGGAAGTATTTTTTTAGATGAAATCGGAGAGTTATCTGCAAATACGCAAGCGAAGCTTCTTCGTGTACTACAAGAAAAAGAAATTGTGAAAGTAGGAGGAACGAAAGCGATACCTATTAATGTTCGAGTGATCGCTGCGACGCATGTGAATTTAGAAAAAGCTATTTTAGAAGGAAAGTTCAGAGAGGACTTATATTATCGTTTAAATAAAATTCCGATTCAAATTCCTTCCCTTCGTCAGCGTAAAGGAGACATACCAGCGATTGCAGAAAGGTTAATTCAAAAAATTAATCAAGATTATGGTCGTAATGTAGAAGGACTCACCGATTCCGCCATTTCGTATTTACAATCATATGAATGGCCGGGAAATGTTAGGGAACTTGAAAATATTTTAGGACGAGCTATTATCTTTATGAATTATAACGAGATATATATTGACGTACATCATTTACCGCCTTTACATAAAGAAGAACAAGTAGAGACGAAACAAAATAATTTATTACCTGAATTAGAAGAGAAGGCCCTTGAACACCTAGTGACAGAATTTGAGGGGAATATTATCCGTGAATATTTAGAGAAATTTGAGGGGAACAAAACGAAGACTGCAAAAGCGTTAGGAATTTCAGTTCGAAACTTATATTACAAGATAGAAAAGTACGACTGTGCAAAAAATAGCATGCAATAAATTGCGTACCGTGCAATTTATTGCATGGTATACAAAAAGTGACAAAACAAGACAGAATATTTCGTTATTTTCCAAAGTATTGATTTTACTGCATTTTGAATGCGTTTTCATTATTGGTAAGACCACTTTTAAAAGTTGGCACGGTATTTGCTTAATGAATAGACGAGGGACGACGGAAAGGGTTGATTACAAAATATGAAGTTAGAACACTTAATTGATCAAGCAGCAGGACAGCCTAAAAAAACTGTGGCTGTAGCAGTAGCTGAAGATCATGAAGTAATTGAAGCTGTAGCGAAAGCAATTAAGTTACAGCTAGCTCAATTTCGTCTATATGGAAATCAAGAGAAAATAATAGGGATGCTACAAGAGCATGGGTTACAAACTTCAGAACACATTGAAGTGATTGCAGCAGCGTCAAGTGCTGAGGCTGCAGAACTTTCTGTTAAATCCGTAAGAAATGGCGAAGCAGATGTGCTAATGAAGGGGAACATCCCAACAGCAAATATTTTGAAAGCTGTATTAAATAAAGAGTGGGGACTTCGTAAGGGCAGCGTACTTTCACACGTTGCAGCGTTTGAAGTTCCAAATTACGATCGTCTTATTTTTGTTACAGATGCAGCGATGAACATTGCACCTGATGTAACACAAAAAGCTGCTATTATACAAAATACTGTAGAAGTTGCCCGAGCAATAGGAATTGATTTGCCGAAGGTAGCGCCAATTGCAGCGGTAGAGGTTGTTAATCCTGCGATGCAAGCGACAATTGATGCAGCGATGTTAACTCAAATGAATCGCCGCGGACAAATTAAAAATTGTGTCGTTGATGGACCACTTGCTTTAGATAATGCAGTATCACAAATTGCAGCAGAACATAAAGGCATAGTAAGTGATGTTGCAGGTAAGGCAGACATTTTACTCGTCCCAACGATTGAAGCTGGAAATGTGCTATATAAATCACTCGTCTATTTTGCAAATGCAAAGGTAGGAGCGATGATTGCTGGCGCTAAAGCACCGATTGTTTTAACATCTCGTGCTGATTCAGCAGAAACAAAAGTATATTCATTAGCATTGGCAGTTGCGACTGCTTCAAAATAAACCAAATAGGGTAAAACAATTAGGGGGAAACGACAATGACATTAGAAATCTTCGAATACTTAGAGAAATATGATTATGAGCAAGTGGTATTTTGTCAAGATAAAGAATCTGGTTTAAAAGCAATCATTGCAATCCATGATACAACACTTGGACCAGCTCTTGGTGGAACAAGAATGTGGACATATGATTCTGAAGAAGCGGCGATTGAAGATGCATTGCGTCTTGCAAAAGGGATGACATACAAAAATGCAGCAGCTGGTTTAAACTTAGGTGGTGCAAAAACAGTAATTATCGGTGATCCACGTAAAGATAAAAGCGAAGCGATGTTCCGTGCATTAGGACGCTACATTCAAGGACTAAACGGACGTTACATTACAGCTGAAGATGTTGGTACAACAGTAGATGATATGGATATTATCCACGAAGAAACTGACTTTGTAACAGGTATTTCACCTTCATTCGGTTCTTCTGGTAACCCATCTCCAGTAACTGCATACGGTGTTTACCGTGGTATGAAAGCAGCTGCAAAAGAAGCGTTCGGTACAGATAATCTAGAAGGAAAAGTAATTTCTATTCAAGGCGTTGGTAACGTAGCATATCACCTATGCAAACATTTACACGCTGAAGGAGCAAAATTAATCGTTACAGATATTAATAAAGAAGCTGTACAACGTGCAGTAGAAGAATTCGGTGCAACAGCAGTTGAGCCAAATGAAATTTACGGTGTTGAATGTGATATTTACGCACCATGTGCATTAGGCGCAACAGTTAATGACGAAACTATTCCACAACTTAAAGCAAAAGTAATCGCAGGTTCTGCAAATAACCAATTAAAAGAAGATCGTCACGGTGACATTATTCATGAAATGGGTATTGTATACGCACCAGATTATGTTATTAATGCAGGTGGCGTAATTAACGTAGCAGACGAGTTATATGGATACAATAGAGAACGTGCACTAAAACGTGTTGAGTCTATCTATGACACAATTGCAAAAGTAATCGAAATTTCAAAACGTGATGGTATAGCAACTTATGTAGCAGCAGATCGTCTAGCTGAAGAGCGCATTGCAAGTTTGAAAAACTCTCGTAGCACATACTTACGCAACGGTCACGACATTATTAGCCGTCGCTAATCATTAATATATAACTTTTACAAAAGGTGTGGTTACCTCTTATGAGGTTTCCACTTCCTTTTAAATTTATTAGTGGAGGTAGCAACATTGTCTGTAAATCGAATTCTTGTTATTAACCCAGGTAGTACATCCACAAAAATTGGTGTTTTTGATAATGAAAGACCTGTTCTAGAAGAAACGATTCGTCATGACGTAGAACAGATTGGAAAATATAAGCGAATTATCGACCAATATGAGTTTCGTAAAGAAACGATTTTAGAAGTTCTACATTCTCACGGTATTAACATTTCAAAATTAAACGCTGTTTGTGGGCGTGGTGGATTACTTCGTCCAATCGAAGGCGGTACGTATACAGTAAACGATGCGATGTTAGAAGATTTGAAAAATGGGTTTAGTGGTCATCACGCTTCAAACCTCGGAGGTATTTTAGCCTATGAAATTGCTTCTGGATTAAATATTCCTGCATTCATTGTGGATCCTGTCGTTGTAGATGAGATGGAACCGATTGCTCGTATAAGTGGTATTGCTGGTATGGAACGCAAAAGTATCTTCCATGCATTAAATCAAAAAGCAGTTGCTCGTAAAGTAGCTGACCAATTAAATCACAAATACGAGGATTTAAATTTATTAGTTACACATATGGGCGGCGGTATTACAGTTGGTGCTCATAAAAAAGGAAAAGTTATCGATGTAAATAATGGTTTAAACGGAGAAGGACCATTTAGCCCAGAGCGTGCTGGTACAGTACCAGTAGGACAGCTAGTTGAAATGTGTTTCTCTGGTGAGTATTACCGAGACGAAATGGTGAAACAGCTTGTCGGACAAGGTGGACTTGTAAGTCTAATCGGTACAAATGATGCAATTAAAGTAGAACAAATGGTTGAAAAAGGTGATCCTGAAGCAACTCTTATTTATAAAGCAATGGCATATCAAGTTGCAAAAGAGATTGGCGGAGCTAGTGCTGTGCTTCACGGGAAAATCGATGCAATCGTATTAACTGGCGGACTTGCATACAGTAAAATTCTTGTCGATGAAATAAAAGAACGAGTGGACTGGATTGCAGATGTTATCGTACATCCAGGAGAAGATGAGTTAGAAGCGTTAGCAGAAGGAGCACTTCGTGTATTACGTGAAGAAGAAGCGCCGAAAGAGTATGTTGTAAGAGAAAAACAAACAGTAGCTAGGGGTTGAGATAATGGCAAGAGAATATGATTTAGTCATCGTTGGCGGCGGTACAGGTGGATATGTTGCTGCTATTCGCGCATCACAACTAGGATTAAAAACAGCACTTGTTGAAAAAGAAAATCTTGGTGGTACTTGTTTACACAAAGGATGTATTCCTAGTAAAGCTCTTTTACGTAGTGCAGAAGTATACGCAACTGCTAAAAAAAGCGAAGAGTTCGGAGTTATTGCAAGTAATGTAGAGCTAAACTTTGCAAAAGTACAAGAGCGTAAAGAGAAGATTGTAACGCAGCTCCATAAAGGCGTTCAACATTTAATGAAACAAGGTAAAATTGATGTGTTTGAAGGTATTGGCCGTATTCTTGGCCCATCTATTTTCTCTCCGATGCCAGGGACAATTTCAGTTGAACTTGCAAGTGGAGAAGAGAATGAAATGTTAATTCCAAAAAATGTACTTGTTGCAACGGGTTCTCGTCCAAATTCATTACCAGGTTTAGAGTTAGACGGAGAGTATGTAATGTCTTCAGATCATGCCCTAAAAATGGAAACGCTTCCTAGTTCGATCATTATCGTTGGTGGCGGTGTAATTGGTATTGAGTGGGCATCTATGCTTGCTGACTTCGGTGTAGAAGTTACAGTGTTAGAGTATGCAAAAACGATATTACCACTAGAAGACCAGGACGTTTCAAAAGAAATGCAACGTCTGTTCAAGAAAAAAGGTATTAAAGTGGTGACTGGTGCAAAAGTATTACCAGAAACATTGGTAAAAGATAATGGAGTAACAATTCAAGCTGAACATAACGGTGAGAATAAAGAATTTAAAGCAGAAAAAATGCTTGTATCTGTAGGAAGACAAGCCAATACGCAAAATATTGGTTTAGAGAATACGGATATCGTTGTGGAAAAAGGATACATTCAAACAAATGAGTTTTATCAAACGAAAGAATCTCATATTTACGCAATTGGAGATGTAATCGGTGGCTTACAACTTGCTCACGTTGCTTCTCATGAAGGAATTGTTGCAGTAGAACATATTGCAGGGAAAGAAGTTACACCAATTGATTACTCTATGGTATCAAAATGCGTATATAGCAGTCCAGAAGTTGCTTCTGTTGGTTTAACAGAACAAGAAGCGAAAGAAAAAGGCTATAAGTTAAAAGTAGGTAAGTTCTCATTCCGCGCAATCGGAAAAGCACTTGTATACGGAGAATCAGATGGATTTGTAAAACTTGTAGTTGATGAAGAAACAAATGACATTCTTGGTGTTCATATGATTGGACCACATGTAACAGATATGATTTCTGAAGCTGGTCTTGCAAGAGTACTTGATGCAACACCTTGGGAAGTAGCACATACAATTCATCCGCATCCATCATTATCTGAGGCGATTGGTGAAGCAGCACTAGCTGTAGATGGAAAAGCGTTACACGCATAAAAATGTGGATTTAGGAGGTTATGAAAAATGGCAGAAGTAAAAGAAAAGCGCCATGAAGAGCTTGGCTTAAGTGATGAGCAAGTATTAGAAATGTTCCGTACGATGTTACTTGCACGTAAAATCGACGAACGTATGTGGTTATTAAACCGTGCAGGTAAAATTCCATTCGTAATTTCTTGTCAAGGACAAGAGGCTGCACAAGTTGGAGCAGCGTTCGCTCTTGATAGAGAGAAAGATTATGCATTACCATACTACCGTGATATGGGTGTTGTACTAGCGTTTGGTATGACAGCTAAAGAGCTTATGTTGTCAGCTTTCGCGAAAGCTGGAGATCCAAACTCTGGTGGTCGTCAAATGCCTGGTCACTTCGGTCAAAAGAAAAACCGTATTGTTACAGGTTCATCTCCAGTAACAACACAAGTACCTCATGCAGTTGGTATTGCATTAGCTGGAAAAATGGAGAAGAAAGATTTAGTAACGTTCGTTACATTCGGAGAAGGCTCTTCAAACCAAGGTGATTTCCATGAAGGTGCAAACTTTGCTGGTGTACACAAACTACCTGTTATTTTCATGTGTGAAAATAATAAATATGCAATCTCTATTCCGGTTGAAAAACAATTAGCATGTAAAAACGTATCAGATCGTGCAATTGGTTACGGTATGCCTGGATATACAATAGACGGAAACGATCCGCTTGCAGTATATAAAGCTGTAAAAGAAGCAGCAGACCGCGGTCGTCGTGGTGAAGGCCCGACTTTAATTGAAACAGTATCATATCGTTTAACAGCGCATTCTAGTGACGACGATGATCGTGTTTACCGTGATAAAGAAGAAGTAGAAGAAGCGAAGAAAAAAGATTCAATAATAACATTTGCAGCTTATTTAAAAGAAGTTGGCGTGTTAACTGAGGAATTTGAAAAACAAATGTTAGATGAAATTATGCATATCGTAAACGAAGCAACAGAATATGCAGAAAATGCTCCGTATGCAGCACCTGAAGATGCATTGAAGCACGTATACGCAGAATAGGGGGGAACGTTTCATGGCTGTAATGTCTTATATTGATGCTATTACATTAGCAATGCGCGAAGAAATGGAACGCGATGAGAAAGTATTCGTTTTAGGAGAAGATGTTGGTAAAAAAGGTGGCGTGTTTAAAGCGACACACGGTTTGTATGATCAATTTGGTGAAGATCGTGCGCTTGATGCACCGCTTGCAGAATCTGCAATCGCTGGGGTAGCAATTGGTGCGGCAATGTATGGTATGCGCCCAATCGCTGAAATGCAGTTTGCTGATTTCATCATGCCAGCAGTAAACCAAATTGTTTCTGAGGCAGCAAAAATTCGTTATCGTTCTAACAACGATTGGACTTGTCCAGTTACAATTCGTGCGCCATTTGGCGGGGGGGTTCACGGTGCATTGTATCATTCACAATCTGTAGAAGCGATGTTTGCAAACCAACCAGGTTTAAAAATTGTTATCCCTTCTACACCATATGATGCAAAAGGCTTATTAAAAGCTGCAATTCGTGATGAAGATCCAGTATTATTCTTTGAACATAAGCGTGCATATCGCTTA
Proteins encoded:
- a CDS encoding SMI1/KNR4 family protein, producing MFNFLKKCVVANESIKSDQTPIFYPLTSEEIEEAEGLLKMKFPKELKNFYKEIGYGFLEASSKFFFNRFMDPFSVVDFRLRQDIYEYNPNIDGVGDEESLVFFEVTELNFLTIKFKEANELGQCPIYSEDEKIADSLEEFLIKMGENPDYYI
- a CDS encoding YycC family protein, coding for MRPLQISPDTAVRLSKALGVPLEQLMHMPQHILIQKLVELEKQNKDEE
- a CDS encoding glycerophosphodiester phosphodiesterase; translation: MTLIFAHRGAAGTYPENTMISFEAAEAFGADGIELDVQFTKDGKVVVIHDETVDRTTNGKGAVRNYLYEDLCKLDASYKFSEKVGFCKIPLLEEVLEWLAKTKLLLNIELKNNKIPYRGLEEEVITLVRKFSLEDRIVFSSFNHYSMKRCHMMAPDIQTAILYREGLHSPWAYAKKMGATAVHPNYRYLQDAIAELTMESGVEVRPYTINEETLMRKYFDMNISAIITDYPETARTLLPIKNET
- a CDS encoding DUF2627 domain-containing protein, which translates into the protein MQRYLALLLALIPISLAVLGIKLMRDTVFGILFSPIPILWLQFLIGALCFALGFYIFGGFVLHRDRKRNKVQARFRR
- a CDS encoding sigma-54-dependent Fis family transcriptional regulator, producing MKQKVLIVGAGEGGSTLLSLLQNSNIFQIIGVIDINPIAKGLQIAKEYGVPIGDSVTPFLSMHIDVMFDMTGDYDLHKVLLGSKHKDTLLIPGDIAKIVTRLAHEKESLIGKLEEQTQQGDLILNSTHDGMIVIDQEGQVRLFNKSAERIIGYKKEEAIGKYILEVIPTSKLLRIIRTKKIEVNHELTLENEKKIITTRIPILKEDGEVQGAFAIFKDITEVVDLAEEVTDLKEIQTLLEAIINSSEEAISVVDEKGRGLVINPAYTKLTGLTEEDIIGKPATTDIVEGESMHMKVLRTRRAVRGIHMKIGQKKRDVIVNVAPVIVDGILKGSVGVIRDVSEIQKLTNELNRARQIIRTLEAKYSFDDIVGDSDETTAAIEQAKLGANTPATVLLRGESGTGKELFAHAIHNGSNRKYNKFVRVNCAAISETLLESELFGYEEGAFSGAKRGGKRGFFEEANNGSIFLDEIGELSANTQAKLLRVLQEKEIVKVGGTKAIPINVRVIAATHVNLEKAILEGKFREDLYYRLNKIPIQIPSLRQRKGDIPAIAERLIQKINQDYGRNVEGLTDSAISYLQSYEWPGNVRELENILGRAIIFMNYNEIYIDVHHLPPLHKEEQVETKQNNLLPELEEKALEHLVTEFEGNIIREYLEKFEGNKTKTAKALGISVRNLYYKIEKYDCAKNSMQ
- the yqiS gene encoding phosphate butyryltransferase; the encoded protein is MKLEHLIDQAAGQPKKTVAVAVAEDHEVIEAVAKAIKLQLAQFRLYGNQEKIIGMLQEHGLQTSEHIEVIAAASSAEAAELSVKSVRNGEADVLMKGNIPTANILKAVLNKEWGLRKGSVLSHVAAFEVPNYDRLIFVTDAAMNIAPDVTQKAAIIQNTVEVARAIGIDLPKVAPIAAVEVVNPAMQATIDAAMLTQMNRRGQIKNCVVDGPLALDNAVSQIAAEHKGIVSDVAGKADILLVPTIEAGNVLYKSLVYFANAKVGAMIAGAKAPIVLTSRADSAETKVYSLALAVATASK
- a CDS encoding leucine dehydrogenase, with the translated sequence MTLEIFEYLEKYDYEQVVFCQDKESGLKAIIAIHDTTLGPALGGTRMWTYDSEEAAIEDALRLAKGMTYKNAAAGLNLGGAKTVIIGDPRKDKSEAMFRALGRYIQGLNGRYITAEDVGTTVDDMDIIHEETDFVTGISPSFGSSGNPSPVTAYGVYRGMKAAAKEAFGTDNLEGKVISIQGVGNVAYHLCKHLHAEGAKLIVTDINKEAVQRAVEEFGATAVEPNEIYGVECDIYAPCALGATVNDETIPQLKAKVIAGSANNQLKEDRHGDIIHEMGIVYAPDYVINAGGVINVADELYGYNRERALKRVESIYDTIAKVIEISKRDGIATYVAADRLAEERIASLKNSRSTYLRNGHDIISRR
- the buk gene encoding butyrate kinase → MSVNRILVINPGSTSTKIGVFDNERPVLEETIRHDVEQIGKYKRIIDQYEFRKETILEVLHSHGINISKLNAVCGRGGLLRPIEGGTYTVNDAMLEDLKNGFSGHHASNLGGILAYEIASGLNIPAFIVDPVVVDEMEPIARISGIAGMERKSIFHALNQKAVARKVADQLNHKYEDLNLLVTHMGGGITVGAHKKGKVIDVNNGLNGEGPFSPERAGTVPVGQLVEMCFSGEYYRDEMVKQLVGQGGLVSLIGTNDAIKVEQMVEKGDPEATLIYKAMAYQVAKEIGGASAVLHGKIDAIVLTGGLAYSKILVDEIKERVDWIADVIVHPGEDELEALAEGALRVLREEEAPKEYVVREKQTVARG
- the lpdA gene encoding dihydrolipoyl dehydrogenase, with protein sequence MAREYDLVIVGGGTGGYVAAIRASQLGLKTALVEKENLGGTCLHKGCIPSKALLRSAEVYATAKKSEEFGVIASNVELNFAKVQERKEKIVTQLHKGVQHLMKQGKIDVFEGIGRILGPSIFSPMPGTISVELASGEENEMLIPKNVLVATGSRPNSLPGLELDGEYVMSSDHALKMETLPSSIIIVGGGVIGIEWASMLADFGVEVTVLEYAKTILPLEDQDVSKEMQRLFKKKGIKVVTGAKVLPETLVKDNGVTIQAEHNGENKEFKAEKMLVSVGRQANTQNIGLENTDIVVEKGYIQTNEFYQTKESHIYAIGDVIGGLQLAHVASHEGIVAVEHIAGKEVTPIDYSMVSKCVYSSPEVASVGLTEQEAKEKGYKLKVGKFSFRAIGKALVYGESDGFVKLVVDEETNDILGVHMIGPHVTDMISEAGLARVLDATPWEVAHTIHPHPSLSEAIGEAALAVDGKALHA
- the bfmBAA gene encoding 3-methyl-2-oxobutanoate dehydrogenase subunit alpha, producing MAEVKEKRHEELGLSDEQVLEMFRTMLLARKIDERMWLLNRAGKIPFVISCQGQEAAQVGAAFALDREKDYALPYYRDMGVVLAFGMTAKELMLSAFAKAGDPNSGGRQMPGHFGQKKNRIVTGSSPVTTQVPHAVGIALAGKMEKKDLVTFVTFGEGSSNQGDFHEGANFAGVHKLPVIFMCENNKYAISIPVEKQLACKNVSDRAIGYGMPGYTIDGNDPLAVYKAVKEAADRGRRGEGPTLIETVSYRLTAHSSDDDDRVYRDKEEVEEAKKKDSIITFAAYLKEVGVLTEEFEKQMLDEIMHIVNEATEYAENAPYAAPEDALKHVYAE
- the bfmBAB gene encoding 3-methyl-2-oxobutanoate dehydrogenase subunit beta, whose translation is MAVMSYIDAITLAMREEMERDEKVFVLGEDVGKKGGVFKATHGLYDQFGEDRALDAPLAESAIAGVAIGAAMYGMRPIAEMQFADFIMPAVNQIVSEAAKIRYRSNNDWTCPVTIRAPFGGGVHGALYHSQSVEAMFANQPGLKIVIPSTPYDAKGLLKAAIRDEDPVLFFEHKRAYRLIKGEVPEDDYVLPIGKADVKREGDDITVITYGLCVHFALQAAEKLAQDGISAHILDLRTVYPLDKEAIIEAASKTGKVLLVTEDNKEGSIISEVAAIIAENCLFDLDAPIARLAGPDVPAMPYAPTMEKFFMVNPDKVEKAMRELAEF